The Fusarium falciforme chromosome 7, complete sequence genome window below encodes:
- a CDS encoding MFS domain-containing protein, whose product MASYPPAQCCTTGFRHEGTPQGKDIRIAGGKYAAYLATPPPDKAKKSTAVLYLPDIMGVWQNSRLLADEFAANGYLTLLLDTFNGDPIPVRSVDADEVNIAAWLAGGSTGDNPHNEPAVDPIVKDAIKVLKEEYGVKKLGAVGYCFGAKYLVRHFNEGIDVGYLAHPSFVNADELAAINGPISIAAAETDHIFPPEKRHETEDILLRNGKTYQLTLFSKVAHGFAVRSDVSKREQKWAKEQAFYQAIVWFNEYLE is encoded by the exons ATGGCTTCTTATCCACCTGCACAGTGCTGCACAACTGGCTTCAGACATGA AGGAACGCCACAAGGAAAAGACATTCGGATTGCTGGCGGCAAGTATGCAGCCTATCTAGCGACGCCACCGCCAGACAAGGCCAAAAAGTCGACAGCTGTTCTTTATCTGCCTGATATCATGGGCGTTTGGCAAAACAGTCGGCTTCTGGCTGACGAGTTTGCTGCGAACGGCTACTTGACCCTGTTGCTTGACACGTTCAATGGCGATCCCATTCCTGTTAGATCAGTGGACGCCGACGAGGTGAACATTGCGGCCTGGCTTGCCGGTGGCTCCACTGGAGATAATCCTCACAATGAGCCAGCGGTCGACCCCATTGTCAAGGACGCTATTAAGGTGTTGAAGGAAGAGTATGGAGTGAAGAAACTCGGTGCTGTCGGGTATTGCTTCGGCGCCAAG TACCTTGTTCGGCACTTCAATGAGGGTATTGATGTTGGTTACCTCGCGCACCCTAGTTTCGTCAACGCCGATGAGCTCGCCGCCATCAACGGCCCCATCTCTATTGCAGCAGCCGAGACGGATCACATTTTCCCACCCGAGAAGCGGCACGAGACTGAGGATATCCTGCTGCGTAACGGGAAGACCTATCAGCTGACGCTGTTTTCCAAGGTGGCGCATGGCTTCGCTGTAAGGAGTGACGTATCCAAGCGTGAGCAGAAGTGGGCAAAGGAGCAGGCCTTCTACCAAGCTATTGTATGGTTCAACGAGTATTTAGAGTAG
- a CDS encoding Pyruvate decarboxylase — translation MASNSMSTENGVPTQSTVTGASNFFEALYDAGTRYCFVNLGSDHPALLEAMAASKSDKTKRLPTIVTCPSELVALSAALGYGQVTGTAQCVIVHVDCGTLAMGQSIHNASIGRVPVLMFAGLSPITQEGELLGSRTEFIHWIQDVPDQAAIVRQYCRYTAEVRVGHNIKQLVNRAIQIATSDPKGPAYLTASREALEQASRQNGVPRCPVRSRNLASSTTYPALGMNMNLTRSEIELIGKSLIRAERPLVITGYLGRNVRAPPLLEALCDRLPIEVIETIGSDLCISSAHEAYRGVTISTHPLVPDADVILVLDCDVPWVPTQGTPSKDAKIFHLDVDPLKQHMSLFYINAHRRYTASCELALEQLNAFLDRQNLDRSSLAGRFEARRNRYQEWRASLLSREVPAGDGIVRVPYFISRLRESLPQNTTVVMEAVTNAIPVIHHLNLTKPGGLLGSGAGGLGWLGGAAMGVKLAKPHDFVCAIVGDGTFLFSQMESAFWISKRYDIPFLLIVLNNGGWNAPKVSALLVHKDGLSSRHDRKDLNLSFEPSPDYAGIAAAAGNSYGALIETEDQVEPVLKEAVNTVQSGKSAVVEVR, via the exons ATGGCTAGCAATTCCATGTCTACCGAAAATGGCGTCCCTACCCAGTCCACTGTCACGGGGGCGTCAAATTTCTTCGAGGCTCTGT ATGATGCAGGCACACGATACTGCTTTGTCAACCT GGGGAGCGATCATCCTGCGCTCTTGGAAGCAATGGCAGCGTCCAAATCAG ATAAAACAAAGAGACTTCCCACAATCGTCACCTGTCCTTCAGAGCTAGTTGCATTATCAGCTGCGTTGGGCTATGGCCAAGTCACTGGTACCGCT CAATGCGTCATTGTACACGTGGATTGTGGCACTCTTGCGATGGGGCAGTCGATTCACAATGCGTCCATTGGTCGTGTCCCGGTCCTTATGTTTGCCGGATTGAGTCCCATTACACAGGAGGGCGAATTGCTAGGGTCCCGGACTGA ATTCATTCACTGGATCCAGGATGTACCGGATCAAGCTGCAATCGTCCGACAGTACTGTAGATATACAGCAGAAGTCCGGGTCGGCCACAACATCAAGCAGCTTGTCAATCGGGCGATTCAGATTGCCACGTCGGACCCCAAGGGGCCTGCCTACCTGACCGCCTCGCGGGAGGCTCTTGAACAGGCAAGTCGGCAAA ATGGGGTGCCACGGTGTCCTGTCCGCTCCCGGAATCTGGCAAGTAGCACAACATACCCAGCCCTCGGCATGAACATGAATTTAACAAGATCAGAAATCGAATTAATCGGCAAGTCGTTGATAAGAGCAGAGCGTCCTCTGGTTATAACAGGCTACCTTGGTCGGAACGTTCGAGCGCCACCTCTGCTCGAAGCTCTATGCGACAGGTTGCCGATTGAAGTAATTGAGACTATCGGCTCCGATTTGTGCATCAGCAGTGCCCACGAGGCATACAGGGGAGTCACGATCTCGACTCATCCTCTTGTACCGGACGCCGATGTTATCCTGGTCCTGGACTGTGATGTACCGTGGGTTCCAACACAAGGGACACCTTCTAAAG ATGCTAAAATATTCCATCTTGATGTCGATCCGCTCAAACAGCACATGTCAC TCTTCTACATCAATGCGCACCGAAGGTACACAGCGTCCTGCGAGCTGGCCCTCGAACAACTCAACGCGTTTCTCGACCGCCAGAATTTGGATAGATCAAGTCTTGCTGGTCGTTTTGAGGCGAGGCGCAACAGATATCAAGAATGGCGAGCTAGTCTGTTATCGCGGGAGGTGCCTGCTGGAGATGGTATCGTTCGAGTGCCATACTTCATATCTCGTCTGCGAGAATCTTTGCCCCAGAACACCACCGTCGTCATGGAAGCTGTCACAAATGCCATCCCGGTGATTCATCATTTGAATCTCACCAAG CCAGGGGGGCTCCTAGGATCAGGCGCCGGTGGTCTCGGATGGCTTGGAGGCGCAGCAATGGGCGTGAAGCTCGCAAAACCACATGACTTCGTGTGTGCAAT TGTCGGTGACGGGACGTTTCTATTCTCTCAAATGGAAAGCGCCTTCTGGATCTCGAAGCGATAtgatatacctttcttacTTATCGTGCTAAACAATGGTGGTTGGAATGCTCCAAAGGTGTCAGCACTTCTCGTGCATAAGGACGGGCTTTCATCGAGACATGACAGGAAAG ATCTCAATCTCTCCTTCGAGCCATCTCCTGACTATGCCGGTATCGCCGCTGCAGCAGGCAACTCCTACGGGGCTCTCATTGAGACAGAGGATCAAGTGGAACCAGTCCTCAAGGAGGCCGTCAACACTGTGCAGAGTGGAAAGTctgctgttgttgaagtCCGGTAG
- a CDS encoding MFS domain-containing protein: MNEDSTTQVRPLKVHLTTWIVVTCISFVYFSQLTIIIGSGFLAPPIGAFFGDSSKTMWFNQSINLLSVAVCLPVSQMADYWGRKWLLVVLLAIGFAGTMIIARAENIATVIAGFILVGINYGCQPILFAVPSEVLPRSMRPVAQATISISSSIGGYLGLIMGGALLRYNDLESYRIYFYVVAAFFGMSLLGVVFFYSPPPREEQVAFGLKQKLGKLDWIGYVLIAAGLTLFSMALAWSDNPYSWTDAHIIAPFVIGVILIIISIIYEWRIKKDGIANHAVFAHRNTAIALLALFIDGISFFTANNYFAQQFSMFTGKDLLITGLAFGMLFICGGASPVVFGWVSTKLRIVRIPGAISLALIVLFNVLMATVTVSTPEANYWGYMIFAGIGLGGVTPTFMVAAQLTTPPELIALVSGLITIARSVGGVIGLAINNAIFNNTLSSELPDKIGGAATSLGFPKSSLEMLIAAVISQDSAALAEIPGATADIIDAAQAGRLDAYAVAFRNCWIASACFCLPGVIVALFLKDPRTEFKPHIDAPVEVELAEEQKRGKVIQLEDVNDDREDA; encoded by the exons ATGAATGAGGACAGCACCACCCAAGTCAGGCCTCTAAAGGTCCACCTCACGACTTGGATTGTCGTTACT TGCATTAGCTTTGTTTATTTCTCCCAGCTCACGATCATCATCGGCTCCGGCTTCCTCGCGCCGCCCATCGGGGCCTTCTTCGGCGATTCCTCGAAGACCATGTGGTTTAACCAGTCTATTAACCTCCTCTCCGTCGCTGTGTGCCTACCAGTTTCCCAGATGGCAGACTATTGGGGCCGTAAATGGCTTCTTGTCGTGCTGCTCGCTATTGGCTTCGCCGGCACCATGATTATTGCTCGCGCCGAGAATATTGCGACTGTAATTGCTGGCTTCATATTAGTTGGCATTAACTATGGCTGCCAGCCTATCTTGTTCGCCGTGCCATCTGAGGTTCTCCCAAGAAGTATGCGGCCTGTAGCACAGGCTACTATTAGTATATCTTCCAGCATTGGGGGGTACCTCGGTCTTATTATGGGCGGTGCTCTTCTTCGATACAATGACCTCGAGAGCTATCGCATTTACTTCTACGTCGTAGCCGCTTTCTTTGGCATGTCGCTTCTTGGCGTCGTGTTTTTTTACTCGCCGCCCCCAAGAGAAGAACAAGTCGCTTTTGGGCTAAAGCAAAAGCTCGGAAAACTCGACTGGATCGGCTATGTTCTCATCGCAGCTGGGTTGACCTTGTTCTCTATGGCCCTCGCCTGGTCTGACAACCCCTATTCTTGGACGGATGCACATATTATCGCGCCCTTCGTTATAGGAGTTATTCTTATCATTATCTCCATCATCTATGAATGGCGCATTAAGAAGGATG GCATCGCCAACCATGCTGTTTTTGCCCACCGCAACACCGCTATCGCACTTCTTGCTTTGTTCATCGACGGCATATCCTTCTTTACTGCTAATAACTACTTCGCCCAGCAGTTTAGTATGTTCACTGGAAAGGATTTACTGATCACGGGCTTGGCTTTTGGCATGCTCTTTATCTGCGGTGGCGCGTCCCCAGTTGTCTTTGGCTGGGTATCAACCAAACTCCGCATCGTCCGTATACCCGGCGCAATCTCTTTGGCTCTTATCGTCCTCTTCAATGTCCTCATGGCAACTGTAACAGTATCGACACCAGAGGCTAACTACTGGGGCTATATGATCTTTGCCGGAATCGGTCTCGGAGGTGTTACCCCAACCTTCATGGTTGCTGCACAGTTAACCACGCCTCCGGAGCTCATCGCCCTAGTTTCCGGCCTTATTACCATTGCAAGGTCCGTCGGCGGCGTCATAGGCCTAGCCATCAACAACGCCATATTCAACAATACCCTCTCCTCAGAGCTTCCCGACAAGATTGGCGGGGCAGCCACCTCTCTCGGCTTTCCCAAATCGTCTCTCGAAATGCTAATTGCGGCTGTTATAAGCCAAGACAGTGCCGCTCTCGCCGAGATCCCTGGTGCCACTGCTGACATCATCGATGCGGCTCAGGCTGGTCGGTTGGATGCGTATGCAGTCGCCTTTAGGAACTGCTGGATTGCTTCTGCCTGCTTCTGTCTACCTGGTGTGATCG TTGCGCTTTTCCTAAAAGATCCTAGGACGGAGTTCAAGCCGCACATTGACGCTCCAGTCGAGGTCGAGCTAGCGGAGGAACAGAAGAGAGGGAAGGTGATCCAATTGGAAGATGTAAATGATGACAGAGAGGACGCTTGA
- a CDS encoding SnoaL-like domain-containing protein: MIGELYAVPNRPAHLQPRGASRNNRSGTDADALERFKIREICEGYPLYRDVSEWENFQSLFHEDAYVATSMSEGRIADHIALMQGHKENNPLYVIHHVLGQTVDLQNNRAVSQMKIFIVIRLEIDGVEVDCEVAARMFFLLEKRSGQWGIVFFTVLYESDKMIPVNPSNGSLNIPEHETRKFPS; encoded by the coding sequence ATGATTGGCGAACTTTATGCCGTACCCAACCGCCCCGCGCATCTCCAACCGCGTGGTGCCTCACGCAACAACAGATCTGGAACTGATGCTGATGCCCTTGAGCGATTCAAGATTAGGGAGATCTGTGAGGGATACCCACTATACCGGGATGTGTCCGAATGGGAGAATTTCCAATCCCTCTTCCATGAAGACGCGTATGTTGCCACGTCCATGTCTGAGGGCCGCATAGCCGATCACATCGCGTTGATGCAAGGCCACAAGGAGAACAACCCGCTTTACGTCATACATCACGTCCTTGGCCAAACAGTCGACTTACAGAACAACCGGGCTGTGAGTCAGATGAAGATATTTATCGTCATTCGGCTGGAGATCGACGGTGTGGAAGTGGATTGCGAAGTTGCAGCTCGCATGTTCTTTCTTCTCGAGAAAAGAAGTGGACAATGGGGAATCGTCTTCTTTACCGTCCTTTACGAATCTGACAAAATGATCCCCGTCAACCCATCCAACGGCAGCTTAAACATTCCCGAGCACGAAACAAGAAAATTCCCATCGTAA